CACCGAAGTTAAGGTGGAAGAACTCCTGGAGCCGTCGGACCCTATCCAGACGACGAACTAAACGCCGTCGATAGAGACCCTATCCTCTGATATATAGAATCCTGATCGTAGCAGACTGATAGGCTGCGATCAGGATTTTTGATTTGTGCAAATCGTTACAATCCCATTTGTGAATTGTCATAAAAACTAGTCAAACATACTTAGAGAACCTATAATGTTATATAGGAATCTAGAGTTGAGTTTAAAGCCAATTCTGGTTTCTATTCAAATTTAAGTATTTTGTTGATATTTATGGAGGCAATAAAGATTATGAAGCGTTTTTCTATTTTCCTGCTTGTTTTTGCGGTCGCGCTGCTCAGCTTAATGCCTGCAGCTGCTCAGGATGAAGCCCCTTCTGGTGATCTGGAAATTTTCTCTTGGTGGGTTGGTGGTGGTGAGGCTGCTGGCCTTGAAGCACTCATCGAAGATTTTGCCGCGAAGTACCCTGATGTCAACGTGATCAATGCTGCTGTTGCTGGTGGTGCTGGCGTCAATGCGACAGCCGTCCTCACGTCTCGTATGCTCGGTGGTGATCCGCCGGATACCTTCCAATGGCATGCAGGCGAAGAACTCAGCTCCATCTGGGTGCGAGCTGGCCTGCTGGAACCCCTGAATGATATGTACGAAGAAAATGGCTGGTTCGAGGCATTCCCACAAGGTTTGCTGGATCTCATCAGCGATGATGAAGGCAATGTCTATGTGGTGCCGGTGAATATCCATCGCTCGAATGTGATGTGGTATGTACCGGGCAACCTGGAAGAATGGGGCGTCACGGTCCCGGCTTCCTGGGATGAATTCGTCAATGAAACCTGCCCGACGTTGCAAGAGCAGGGCGTAACCCCCATTTCCGTCGGCGAAACCTGGACGCAAGTCCATCTGTGGGAAAGTGTCGCCCTGGGCGTGCTTGGCCCAGAAGGTTATGCCGGCCTGTGGGATGGCTCTACGGATTGGACGAGCGACACGGTTACGAGTGTCTTCGAGACATTTGGTCAGGTTCTGGATTGCGCCAATGAAGATATGAGTGCCTTGAGCTGGCAAGATGCCTCTCAAATGGTCGCAGAAGGCAGTGCTGCCTTCAACATCATGGGCGACTGGGCCGCTGGCTTGTTCCTGGTGGACCTGGGCCTTGTGGCAGACGAAGGTTTCGCCTGGGCACCCAGCCCTGGTACAGAAGGCACTTTCATGATGCTCTCTGATACGTTTGGCCTGCCTGTTGGTGCGCCTAATGCAGGTGCTGTCCGCGCATGGCTGAACTACCTCGGCTCAGTAGAGGCACAGGACATCTTCAACCCGCTTAAGGGGTCCCTGCCTGCCAATACACAAGCCGATATCAGCAACGAAGAACTCTATAATGT
The Phototrophicus methaneseepsis DNA segment above includes these coding regions:
- a CDS encoding ABC transporter substrate-binding protein, which codes for MKRFSIFLLVFAVALLSLMPAAAQDEAPSGDLEIFSWWVGGGEAAGLEALIEDFAAKYPDVNVINAAVAGGAGVNATAVLTSRMLGGDPPDTFQWHAGEELSSIWVRAGLLEPLNDMYEENGWFEAFPQGLLDLISDDEGNVYVVPVNIHRSNVMWYVPGNLEEWGVTVPASWDEFVNETCPTLQEQGVTPISVGETWTQVHLWESVALGVLGPEGYAGLWDGSTDWTSDTVTSVFETFGQVLDCANEDMSALSWQDASQMVAEGSAAFNIMGDWAAGLFLVDLGLVADEGFAWAPSPGTEGTFMMLSDTFGLPVGAPNAGAVRAWLNYLGSVEAQDIFNPLKGSLPANTQADISNEELYNVYFQDAYNDWTSNEIAGSLAHGVVASRAFMNGFNDIIASFAADHDATSAAANAAILGLQTGDF